TGACTAGGCAGATCGGGGGATCGGTATGGATCTCGTGCTCGGCCTCGCGATGACTTCGAGAGCCGTTCGGTGGGTGCTCGTCGAAGGCACGACGGGCGAGGGGCGTCCGTTCGATCGCGGCGCCATCTCGCTCGAGGACGTCACCGGCTACGACCCCGACGGCTTGCTGCGGGGCTTGGTCGACGACACCGAGCTCGAAGGCGGACACCGCATCCACGCGATCGGCGTCACTTGGACGAATGACGCCGCGCCGCTGGCGGGCCACATCATGCAGTCCCTGGACGACCGCGGCTACGGAAATGTCTTCGCCGTCTCGGAGATCGAGGCGGCCGGCATGCTGGCCAGCGGCATCTCCGAGATCACCGAGCACGACGACATCGCCGTGTGCATCATCGAACCCGACGCCGCAGTGGTGGCGATCGTGACGCCCGACGACGTCAGCGCCGACCGCATCGAGCGCTCCGAGACCTTTGCCGCCGACCTCGCCGGGCTGCTGGCGCTCACCGGACGGCCGATCAGCGCGA
This genomic window from Mycolicibacterium neworleansense contains:
- a CDS encoding DUF7159 family protein; translated protein: MDLVLGLAMTSRAVRWVLVEGTTGEGRPFDRGAISLEDVTGYDPDGLLRGLVDDTELEGGHRIHAIGVTWTNDAAPLAGHIMQSLDDRGYGNVFAVSEIEAAGMLASGISEITEHDDIAVCIIEPDAAVVAIVTPDDVSADRIERSETFAADLAGLLALTGRPISAMFILGSDAHDPIVTELAESTPAAVITAAESDLAFARGAGLAAALAVNTVATPAKAVHWTKVGALSSVVGGALVTLVVATSAAIGLHLHPGAVSETAHAASIEEAPEAGPAPKPVQKPAEKPAAKPAPP